From Brassica oleracea var. oleracea cultivar TO1000 chromosome C3, BOL, whole genome shotgun sequence, a single genomic window includes:
- the LOC106336014 gene encoding uncharacterized protein LOC106336014: MRNSREVNSNSGRIKCSSYPSLSTDEGPPNNPSSSSHFLHLSKPSDELGQSHLSTFSIRGYAFSNRTKNIQKSWPFSSTSLQLCLKHGLSDPLPPIQPLVPMISHPPEASSSKKPHVEATSCKRKLKRLASNDHASAETKQGLENGSKSKTQVTILNKTPRKKCGLVVKPGACVEKEDQGCLFSASDQSMALRTCPICKTFSSASNTTLNAHIDQCLFVDLGEQPVSKPNKPRSKPRLKVKTMVDIYASAKGCTLEDLDRRNGTKWAVISSYSNRVIVCDNNKSEVSNKEKKLDEDGDAGIGPVYIDAKGQKLRIISEVKEKAADPSREHEKKTVSEGKRSYKSCKKRLEGNASEIQEYRRECSEECRGMETPGTSQRRRMLRKHSLSRNESKKGRSMCDQPSENVHSLSEDPLVLRGPSHVSTDLSEAVNSQSCGDSQVSGKSTNFAAPKPVDKGVMKLKKAWRFDVSENEDEDSGRWESEMTQERELADWDEDEETDKVFLSLSPSTSGEDNDYESWKETGNNKGDCDMLEKTDDVEVEFESMVLEKSGFETEERGSSFMEVDPIPIPGPPGSFLESPWDMEADATAAENHGNFFQVQTSFDQLDLADRNLSESPVSAVSNFAAPETQTFSLHNIITTDKRPSGFSANDQSCFCQRKENAGEDTTFSQPPPHMIHQDLLGKSVPSNSGPVLRLMGKDLMVMNQREETSRGDSSLKPTSQFQDVSKTQQVSPHAHHHRPFGGNGLYLDASTSFYIP; encoded by the exons ATGAGGAATAGCAGAGAGGTGAATAGTAACAGTGGAAGGATCAAATGTTCTTCTTATCCATCATTATCTACTGATGAAGGACCTCCAAATAATCCATCATCTTCTTCCCATTTCTTGCATCTCAGCAAGCCTAGTGATGAGTTAGGTCAATCACATCTTTCCACTTTCTCCATCAG AGGTTATGCATTTAGTAACCGGACCAAAAACATTCAGAAAAGCTGGCCTTTCTCCTCAACAAGTCTGCAACTTTGTTTAAAACATGGCTTGAGTGATCCATTGCCACCTATTCAGCCTCTTGTTCCTATGATAAGCCATCCTCCTGAAGCTTCATCATCCAAGAAGCCTCATGTTGAAGCGACAAGCTGCAAGAGAAAGTTAAAAAGACTTGCCTCCAATGATCATGCATCAGCAGAGACTAAACAAGGCTTAGAGAATGGTTCAAAATCCAAAACACAAGTCACTATCCTCAACAAGACTCCTAGAAAGAAATGTGGATTAGTAGTGAAACCTGGAGCTTGTGTGGAAAAAGAAGATCAGGGTTGTCTCTTTTCAGCTTCTGATCAATCTATGGCTTTGAGAACTTGTCCCATCTGCAAAACCTTCTCGTCTGCTTCTAACACCACCTTGAATGCGCATATCGATCAGTGCCTGTTTGTTGACTTGGGAGAGCAGCCAGTTAGTAAGCCAAACAAGCCTAGGAGTAAGCCGCGGTTAAAGGTTAAAACGATGGTTGATATCTACGCTTCTGCAAAAGGATGCACACTAGAAGATCTTGATAGAAGAAATGGAACTAAGTGGGCTGTGATCTCTAGCTACTCTAACCGTGTCATTGTCTGTGATAATAATAAGTCTGAAGTTTCCAACAAAGAGAAGAAGCTTGATGAAGATGGTGATGCTGGCATTGGACCTGTTTACATTGATGCTAAGGGCCAAAAACTGAGGATTATATCTGAGGTTAAGGAGAAAGCTGCTGATCCATCAAGAGAGCATGAGAAGAAAACTGTTAGTGAAGGTAAACGGAGTTACAAAAGCTGTAAGAAAAGACTTGAAGGCAATGCTTCAGAG ATACAAGAGTATAGAAGAGAGTGTTCTGAAGAATGTAGAGGCATGGAGACTCCAGGGACAAGTCAGCGTAGGAGGATGCTAAGAAAACATAGTCTTTCAAGGAATGAAAGTAAGAAAGGGAGGAGCATGTGTGATCAGCCATCTGAGAATGTGCATTCATTGTCAGAAGATCCTCTTGTGTTAAGAGGTCCAAGTCATGTGAGTACTGATTTATCCGAGGCAGTTAACAGTCAAAGCTGTGGGGATAGCCAAGTCTCTGGAAAGAGTACTAACTTTGCAGCTCCTAAACCAGTGGACAAAGGAGTTATGAAGTTAAAGAAAGCATGGAGGTTTGATGTTTCAGAGAATGAAGATGAAGATTCAGGGAGATGGGAGTCTGAGATGACTCAAGAACGTGAACTGGCTGATTGGGATGAGGATGAAGAAACAGATAAGGTGTTTCTGAGCTTGAGTCCTTCAACTAGTGGTGAAGACAATGATTATGAAAGCTGGAAAGAGACTGGTAATAATAAAGGAGACTGTGATATGTTGGAGAAAACAGATGACGTGGAGGTTGAATTTGAAAGCATGGTTTTAGAGAAAAGTGGTTTTGAAACTGAAGAAAGAGGAAGCTCATTCATGGAGGTTGATCCCATTCCTATTCCAGGACCTCCTGGATCATTTCTAGAGAGTCCTTGGGACATGGAAGCTGATGCAACTGCAGCTGAAAATCATGGAAACTTTTTCCAGGTCCAAACATCCTTTGATCAGCTTGATCTCGCCGACAGAAACTTGTCTGAATCACCTGTTTCAGCAGTTTCTAACTTTGCAGCTCCTGAAACACAGACGTTTAGTCTTCATAACATCATCACAACTGACAAGAGACCTTCTGGATTCAGTGCAAATGATCAGTCATGTTTTTGCCAGAGAAAGGAGAATGCTGGTGAAGATACAACATTTAGCCAACCACCACCACACATGATCCATCAAGATCTTTTGGGTAAGTCTGTTCCTTCAAACTCCGGTCCAGTGTTGCGGCTAATGGGAAAAGATTTGATGGTTATGAATCAAAGAGAAGAGACCTCACGTGGAGATTCAAGTCTAAAACCAACCTCTCAGTTTCAAGATGTCTCAAAGACACAACAAGTGTCTCCTCATGCCCATCATCATCGTCCTTTTGGTGGAAACGGTTTGTATTTAGACGCCAGTACAAGCTTTTACATTCCATGA
- the LOC106335754 gene encoding uncharacterized protein LOC106335754 isoform X2, with the protein MFLSTENPPHDPLSSSSPPSSFLHLTTSSHELGQTHLQNFSIRDYAYSNRKNNIKNNWPFSPKSLQLCSTHGVTDPLPPFETTASLSSGKQIVSHVHIGSGSAKLGLKGGCSQSRVIKNGYGTSTSVLKSKVETIVVAGTSNNNKNSKKCGRGGGMVKSKEDTCGGGLVMTTTCPICKTFSSASNTTLNAHIDQCLSLDSELPPVSSSKPNKPRVDSAVPPVSTKQNKLRAKPQMKVKTMVDIYASAKRCTLEDLDKRNGTTWASVLSHSNQVVADKSEVSKKRKVPPVGVGPVYIDAKGQKLRILTEFSEKKTCITTPLREQHEGGSSEKKSSSQGSKENSKSLRKRRLGKKHYKYLKLTNLKANNTSEVPEYQRVFCGEGNSKGHRRIYNQRMLSKRGLVSKRLNEKGHKLYDLRDQPSEDEDDDSWSGGERLVLRGTDSSPFKKQKEVSGRNKAMFGSKGAQSRSFRVQMSEKEETSLAVARLDTLQLKKRLASIQKDKYPLGKNVSEVSHRATSMRKVSPPFVANGWRRLSLPVELKKARQEEEEAGKWESEMTKERELSDDDEESSDEEDEDNSNNNNSRANVLDKSNDATPSERAMYYYSEEVEEMIYEQTTCDEDVRFESEVRGKGSLFVEVDTIPIPGPPGSFLPSPRDMCFDENLGNSSVITSQFHSFDRNSSESPVSNFAAGKLSFCVPSHPETSTIDKTEPPPRLGSNDHESCCCCQRKDRISEGMALNHQTSDLLQRRGAAYSSRLDTTNHPFEESPYMIQQDLDLQSKFSSRAVVVPPSPNPVLRLMGKDLMVMNQGEADTVRDSLKPTTQFLDSHPCAGTGLYFNTGLYLRNGFEPTHHQPQTPQSQSQTQTQASPFRNSFDDHVRYFSPS; encoded by the exons ATGTTCTTGTCCACTGAGAACCCACCACATGACCCACTTTCATCTTCTTCTCCTCCTTCCAGTTTCTTACATCTCACCACTTCTTCACATGAGTTAGGTCAAACCCATCTCCAAAACTTCTCCATCAG AGATTACGCGTATAGCAACAGGAAGAACAACATCAAGAACAACTGGCCATTTTCTCCTAAAAGTCTCCAACTTTGTTCAACTCATGGCGTAACTGATCCTTTGCCACCGTTTGAGACAACGGCTAGTTTATCGTCAGGGAAGCAGATCGTATCTCATGTCCATATAGGAAGTGGTTCGGCTAAACTTGGGCTAAAAGGAGGTTGTAGCCAATCAAGGGTCATCAAGAATGGTTATGGTACGAGCACAAGTGTTTTGAAGTCTAAGGTAGAGACGATAGTAGTAGCTGGTACAAGTAATAACAACAAGAACAGTAAAAAGTGTGGACGAGGAGGAGGAATGGTGAAATCCAAAGAAGATACTTGTGGTGGTGGCCTTGTGATGACGACAACGTGTCCTATTTGCAAAACCTTCTCGTCAGCTTCCAACACTACTTTGAATGCTCACATCGATCAGTGTCTGTCTCTTGATTCAGAACTGCCACCGGTTAGTAGTAGTAAGCCAAACAAGCCTAGAGTTGATTCAGCCGTGCCACCTGTTAGTACTAAGCAAAACAAGCTTAGAGCTAAGCCACAGATGAAAGTTAAAACGATGGTTGATATTTATGCGTCTGCTAAAAGATGCACATTAGAAGATCTTGACAAGAGAAATGGAACTACGTGGGCGTCGGTTTTGAGTCATTCGAATCAAGTTGTTGCTGATAAGAGTGAAGTGTCCAAGAAGCGGAAAGTTCCACCTGTGGGCGTTGGTCCGGTTTATATCGATGCCAAGGGTCAAAAACTGCGGATTCTAACAGAGTTCAGCGAGAAGAAGACTTGTATTACTACTCCGTTGAGAGAGCAGCATGAGGGTGGTAGTAGTGAAAAGAAGAGTTCAAGCCAAGGTAGTAAAGAAAACAGTAAAAGCTTGAGGAAGAGACGACTGGGAAAGAAACATTACAAGTATCTTAAACTAACCAATCTCAAAGCCAATAATACATCAGAG GTACCAGAGTATCAAAGAGTGTTTTGTGGAGAAGGTAACAGCAAGGGTCATCGTAGAATCTATAACCAGCGGATGTTATCAAAACGTGGTCTGGTTTCAAAGAGGCTAAATGAGAAAGGACATAAACTTTATGATTTGCGGGATCAGCCATCTGAGGATGAGGATGATGATTCATGGTCAGGAGGAGAGCGTCTTGTGTTGAGAGGTACTGATTCATCCCCTTTCAAGAAACAGAAGGAAGTATCTGGAAGGAATAAGGCTATGTTTGGGAGTAAAGGAGCTCAAAGTCGTTCATTTAGAGTTCAGATGAGTGAAAAGGAGGAGACATCACTTGCAGTAGCTCGTTTAGACACTCTCCAGTTGAAGAAGAGACTTGCTTCGATTCAAAAAGACAAGTATCCACTTGGAAAGAATGTCAGCGAGGTTTCTCATCGTGCAACTAGCATGAGAAAGGTGTCCCCACCATTCGTAGCAAATGGCTGGAGACGACTATCTCTGCCTGTGGAGCTAAAGAAAGCTCGGCAGGAAGAAGAAGAAGCTGGAAAATGGGAATCTGAAATGACAAAAGAACGTGAACTCTCAGATGACGACGAAGAAAGTAGTGATGAGGAGGATGAAGATAATAGCAACAACAACAACAGTAGAGCCAATGTGTTGGACAAAAGCAATGATGCTACACCTAGCGAGAGAGCAATGTATTATTACTCTGAAGAAGTTGAGGAAATGATTTACGAGCAAACCACTTGTGATGAAGATGTGAGGTTTGAATCTGAGGTGAGAGGAAAAGGAAGCTTGTTTGTAGAGGTTGATACCATTCCGATTCCGGGACCTCCTGGCTCATTTCTACCTAGTCCCAGGGACATGTGCTTTGATGAGAATCTTGGAAACTCGTCGGTTATCACAAGCCAGTTCCATTCTTTCGACAGAAACTCATCTGAATCACCTGTTTCAAACTTCGCAGCTGGTAAGTTGAGTTTTTGTGTTCCATCTCATCCTGAGACAAGTACTATTGACAAGACAGAACCACCTCCAAGACTTGGAAGCAACGATCACGAGTCTTGTTGTTGTTGCCAGAGAAAAGATAGAATCTCTGAGGGGATGGCTTTGAATCACCAAACATCTGATCTACTGCAGAGAAGAGGTGCTGCTTATTCGTCACGTTTGGATACAACAAATCATCCGTTTGAGGAGTCACCATACATGATCCAGCAAGACTTAGATCTTCAGAGTAAATTCTCCAGCAGAGCTGTTGTTGTGCCTCCAAGTCCTAACCCGGTTTTGCGGTTGATGGGAAAAGATTTGATGGTCATGAACCAAGGAGAAGCAGACACGGTTCGGGATAGCTTAAAACCAACCACGCAGTTTCTTGATTCTCATCCTTGCGCTGGAACCGGCTTATACTTCAACACAGGTCTCTATTTAAGAAACGGTTTCGAACCAACACATCATCAACCACAGACACCACAATCACAATCACAGACACAAACACAAGCTTCACCATTCAGAAACAGTTTTGATGATCATGTAAGGTACTTTTCTCCGAGCTAG
- the LOC106335754 gene encoding uncharacterized protein LOC106335754 isoform X1 — protein sequence MFLSTENPPHDPLSSSSPPSSFLHLTTSSHELGQTHLQNFSIRDYAYSNRKNNIKNNWPFSPKSLQLCSTHGVTDPLPPFETTASLSSGKQIVSHVHIGSGSAKLGLKGGCSQSRVIKNGYGTSTSVLKSKVETIVVAGTSNNNKNSKKCGRGGGMVKSKEDTCGGGLVMTTTCPICKTFSSASNTTLNAHIDQCLSLDSELPPVSSSKPNKPRVDSAVPPVSTKQNKLRAKPQMKVKTMVDIYASAKRCTLEDLDKRNGTTWASVLSHSNQVVADKSEVSKKRKVPPVGVGPVYIDAKGQKLRILTEFSEKKTCITTPLREQHEGGSSEKKSSSQGSKENSKSLRKRRLGKKHYKYLKLTNLKANNTSEQVPEYQRVFCGEGNSKGHRRIYNQRMLSKRGLVSKRLNEKGHKLYDLRDQPSEDEDDDSWSGGERLVLRGTDSSPFKKQKEVSGRNKAMFGSKGAQSRSFRVQMSEKEETSLAVARLDTLQLKKRLASIQKDKYPLGKNVSEVSHRATSMRKVSPPFVANGWRRLSLPVELKKARQEEEEAGKWESEMTKERELSDDDEESSDEEDEDNSNNNNSRANVLDKSNDATPSERAMYYYSEEVEEMIYEQTTCDEDVRFESEVRGKGSLFVEVDTIPIPGPPGSFLPSPRDMCFDENLGNSSVITSQFHSFDRNSSESPVSNFAAGKLSFCVPSHPETSTIDKTEPPPRLGSNDHESCCCCQRKDRISEGMALNHQTSDLLQRRGAAYSSRLDTTNHPFEESPYMIQQDLDLQSKFSSRAVVVPPSPNPVLRLMGKDLMVMNQGEADTVRDSLKPTTQFLDSHPCAGTGLYFNTGLYLRNGFEPTHHQPQTPQSQSQTQTQASPFRNSFDDHVRYFSPS from the exons ATGTTCTTGTCCACTGAGAACCCACCACATGACCCACTTTCATCTTCTTCTCCTCCTTCCAGTTTCTTACATCTCACCACTTCTTCACATGAGTTAGGTCAAACCCATCTCCAAAACTTCTCCATCAG AGATTACGCGTATAGCAACAGGAAGAACAACATCAAGAACAACTGGCCATTTTCTCCTAAAAGTCTCCAACTTTGTTCAACTCATGGCGTAACTGATCCTTTGCCACCGTTTGAGACAACGGCTAGTTTATCGTCAGGGAAGCAGATCGTATCTCATGTCCATATAGGAAGTGGTTCGGCTAAACTTGGGCTAAAAGGAGGTTGTAGCCAATCAAGGGTCATCAAGAATGGTTATGGTACGAGCACAAGTGTTTTGAAGTCTAAGGTAGAGACGATAGTAGTAGCTGGTACAAGTAATAACAACAAGAACAGTAAAAAGTGTGGACGAGGAGGAGGAATGGTGAAATCCAAAGAAGATACTTGTGGTGGTGGCCTTGTGATGACGACAACGTGTCCTATTTGCAAAACCTTCTCGTCAGCTTCCAACACTACTTTGAATGCTCACATCGATCAGTGTCTGTCTCTTGATTCAGAACTGCCACCGGTTAGTAGTAGTAAGCCAAACAAGCCTAGAGTTGATTCAGCCGTGCCACCTGTTAGTACTAAGCAAAACAAGCTTAGAGCTAAGCCACAGATGAAAGTTAAAACGATGGTTGATATTTATGCGTCTGCTAAAAGATGCACATTAGAAGATCTTGACAAGAGAAATGGAACTACGTGGGCGTCGGTTTTGAGTCATTCGAATCAAGTTGTTGCTGATAAGAGTGAAGTGTCCAAGAAGCGGAAAGTTCCACCTGTGGGCGTTGGTCCGGTTTATATCGATGCCAAGGGTCAAAAACTGCGGATTCTAACAGAGTTCAGCGAGAAGAAGACTTGTATTACTACTCCGTTGAGAGAGCAGCATGAGGGTGGTAGTAGTGAAAAGAAGAGTTCAAGCCAAGGTAGTAAAGAAAACAGTAAAAGCTTGAGGAAGAGACGACTGGGAAAGAAACATTACAAGTATCTTAAACTAACCAATCTCAAAGCCAATAATACATCAGAG CAGGTACCAGAGTATCAAAGAGTGTTTTGTGGAGAAGGTAACAGCAAGGGTCATCGTAGAATCTATAACCAGCGGATGTTATCAAAACGTGGTCTGGTTTCAAAGAGGCTAAATGAGAAAGGACATAAACTTTATGATTTGCGGGATCAGCCATCTGAGGATGAGGATGATGATTCATGGTCAGGAGGAGAGCGTCTTGTGTTGAGAGGTACTGATTCATCCCCTTTCAAGAAACAGAAGGAAGTATCTGGAAGGAATAAGGCTATGTTTGGGAGTAAAGGAGCTCAAAGTCGTTCATTTAGAGTTCAGATGAGTGAAAAGGAGGAGACATCACTTGCAGTAGCTCGTTTAGACACTCTCCAGTTGAAGAAGAGACTTGCTTCGATTCAAAAAGACAAGTATCCACTTGGAAAGAATGTCAGCGAGGTTTCTCATCGTGCAACTAGCATGAGAAAGGTGTCCCCACCATTCGTAGCAAATGGCTGGAGACGACTATCTCTGCCTGTGGAGCTAAAGAAAGCTCGGCAGGAAGAAGAAGAAGCTGGAAAATGGGAATCTGAAATGACAAAAGAACGTGAACTCTCAGATGACGACGAAGAAAGTAGTGATGAGGAGGATGAAGATAATAGCAACAACAACAACAGTAGAGCCAATGTGTTGGACAAAAGCAATGATGCTACACCTAGCGAGAGAGCAATGTATTATTACTCTGAAGAAGTTGAGGAAATGATTTACGAGCAAACCACTTGTGATGAAGATGTGAGGTTTGAATCTGAGGTGAGAGGAAAAGGAAGCTTGTTTGTAGAGGTTGATACCATTCCGATTCCGGGACCTCCTGGCTCATTTCTACCTAGTCCCAGGGACATGTGCTTTGATGAGAATCTTGGAAACTCGTCGGTTATCACAAGCCAGTTCCATTCTTTCGACAGAAACTCATCTGAATCACCTGTTTCAAACTTCGCAGCTGGTAAGTTGAGTTTTTGTGTTCCATCTCATCCTGAGACAAGTACTATTGACAAGACAGAACCACCTCCAAGACTTGGAAGCAACGATCACGAGTCTTGTTGTTGTTGCCAGAGAAAAGATAGAATCTCTGAGGGGATGGCTTTGAATCACCAAACATCTGATCTACTGCAGAGAAGAGGTGCTGCTTATTCGTCACGTTTGGATACAACAAATCATCCGTTTGAGGAGTCACCATACATGATCCAGCAAGACTTAGATCTTCAGAGTAAATTCTCCAGCAGAGCTGTTGTTGTGCCTCCAAGTCCTAACCCGGTTTTGCGGTTGATGGGAAAAGATTTGATGGTCATGAACCAAGGAGAAGCAGACACGGTTCGGGATAGCTTAAAACCAACCACGCAGTTTCTTGATTCTCATCCTTGCGCTGGAACCGGCTTATACTTCAACACAGGTCTCTATTTAAGAAACGGTTTCGAACCAACACATCATCAACCACAGACACCACAATCACAATCACAGACACAAACACAAGCTTCACCATTCAGAAACAGTTTTGATGATCATGTAAGGTACTTTTCTCCGAGCTAG